A stretch of the Filimonas lacunae genome encodes the following:
- a CDS encoding DUF5777 family beta-barrel protein, which produces MRKISLYIGLLLLCQYQVATAQDSSLLKMLEDSLAVDQQPEVVIGTFKATQLVNLPTTESPGKKSLQFLIMHRFGKLNEGAYALFGLDNAEIRFGLDYGITDRLSVGVGRSSLDKTFDGSVKYKILEQTTKGMPISASFYGVLTNFTQRYSDKPYLDARYRTSYTSQLLLARKFSSNFSLLLAPSWTHMNLVATPEDKNDVFAVSGGARFKFTKRMGISAEYNYFFDNQIASADITRSLSFGWDIETGGHVFQFVVSNSRGMIAPYYLAKNTGTWGKGDIYFGFNISRSFNWNKR; this is translated from the coding sequence GCAGGACAGTTCTTTATTAAAAATGCTGGAAGATTCACTGGCAGTGGACCAGCAGCCGGAAGTGGTAATAGGTACCTTTAAAGCCACGCAGTTGGTAAACCTGCCCACCACCGAATCGCCCGGTAAAAAAAGCCTGCAGTTTTTAATTATGCACCGCTTTGGCAAACTTAATGAAGGTGCTTATGCTTTGTTCGGTTTAGATAATGCAGAGATTCGTTTTGGATTGGACTATGGTATCACCGACCGGCTTTCGGTAGGGGTAGGCCGTAGCTCATTGGATAAAACCTTTGACGGATCGGTAAAGTATAAAATACTGGAGCAAACCACTAAGGGCATGCCCATTTCGGCCAGCTTTTATGGCGTGCTTACCAATTTTACCCAGCGTTACAGCGATAAGCCTTACCTCGACGCCCGTTACCGTACCAGTTATACTTCGCAATTGTTGCTGGCCCGCAAGTTCTCCAGCAACTTTTCTTTACTATTAGCCCCTTCGTGGACACATATGAACCTGGTGGCTACACCAGAAGATAAAAACGATGTGTTTGCTGTAAGCGGCGGTGCCCGTTTTAAGTTTACCAAAAGAATGGGTATCAGTGCTGAATACAACTACTTTTTCGATAACCAGATAGCTTCTGCTGATATCACACGTTCCCTTTCGTTTGGCTGGGATATTGAAACCGGTGGTCACGTATTCCAGTTTGTGGTATCCAATTCCAGGGGCATGATAGCGCCTTACTACCTGGCCAAAAACACCGGTACCTGGGGTAAAGGGGATATTTATTTTGGTTTTAATATTTCGCGTTCCTTCAACTGGAACAAACGATAG